From the Clupea harengus chromosome 15, Ch_v2.0.2, whole genome shotgun sequence genome, one window contains:
- the LOC105896990 gene encoding ankyrin repeat and SOCS box protein 2-like, whose protein sequence is MYCTVSITDAPQSVIADPLTTAVTSGSVDTLLELMKARGGLREQSILGRLPVHLAAIHGQEECLRILLTACELEDLDVVELLLNYGAGVNRGCSRGWTALHEAVCRNNVEICAMLLRAGANLNQRNIYGITPFFLAAQTGSGEALTLLLNHGADMNFQVSDGATALFEASKNGHGSVVKLLLAHKADANKPTKTKLLPLHAAAQHGHFEIVNMLIPVTSEDRIRQSGISPLHLAAQHDEDEILEVLIQAGYDVNSPLSLDHSQKYPDCRTTALYFSVTNGNLDAAEMLLEAGADPNQDTFQPLLVAVRQGNIQMVRLLAEQGADVNTRMPNCHLTFPAVVMLCLRFPPMLKLLLDHGCDALACFQCQCGSNSHPPAKGLCKDDLGLQREEPCLQFCEVISAPRVCSWAGNTINLLLDYVGQVKLCARLTQHLDGHQDWAGVKDRTKNPPSLKQLCRLQIRQEAGLQRLGLLHTLPLPRRLIRYLSYDE, encoded by the exons ATGTACTGCACCGTGAGTATCACTGATGCGCCCCAGTCAGT GATTGCAGACCCACTGACCACAGCCGTCACGAGTGGCTCAGTGGACACACTGCTGGAGCTGATGAAGGCGAGAGGGGGTCTTAGAGAGCAAAGCATTCTGGGACGTCTCCCAGTGCACTTGGCAGCCATCCATGGGCAGGAGGAATGCCTTAGGATCTTGCTGACAG CTTGTGAGCTGGAGGACCTAGACGTGGTGGAGCTGTTGCTGAACTACGGAGCAGGGGTGAACAGGGGCTGCTCTCGAGGCTGGACGGCTCTTCATGAGGCTGTGTGTCGCAACAACGTAGAGATCTGTGCGATGCTTTTGAGGGCCGGAGCCAATCTCAACCAGAGAAACATTTACGGCATCACGCCTTTCTTTCTGGCAGCACAGACCGGTAGTGGAGAAGCCTTGACTCTCCTCCTGAACCATG GTGCTGATATGAACTTCCAAGTGAGTGACGGAGCCACTGCCTTGTTTGAGGCCTCCAAGAATGGACATGGCAGTGTGGTGAAGCTGCTTCTCGCTCACAAAGCTGATGCCAACAAGCCAACCAAAACGAAGCTTCTGCCTCTACACGCTGCAGCCCAGCACGGCCATTTTGA GATAGTAAACATGTTGATCCCAGTCACCAGTGAGGACAGAATCAGACAAAGTGGCATCAGTCCGCTTCACCTGGCTGCCCAGCATGACGAGGATGAGATCCTGGAGGTCCTCATTCAGGCTGGATATGATGTCAACTCCCCGCTCTCTCTGGACCATTCACAGAAGTACCCGGACTGCCGGACCACGGCTCTGTACTTTTCAGTCACTAACGGCAACTTGGATGCAGCAGAGATGCTGTTGGAAGCTGGTGCTGACCCAAACCAAGACACGTTCCAGCCCCTTCTGGTGGCTGTGAGGCAGG GGAACATCCAGATGGTGCGACTGCTGGCGGAGCAGGGGGCAGATGTTAACACCCGGATGCCTAACTGTCATCTAACATTCCCTGCGGTGGTGATGCTGTGCCTGAGATTCCCACCAATGCTGAAGCTCCTGCTGGATCATGGCTGCGACGCCCTGGCCTGTTTTCAGTGCCAGTGTGGCTCTAATTCACACCCACCTGCCAAAGGGCTCTGCAAGGACGACCTTGGTCTCCAGAGGGAGGAGCCCTGCCTGCAG TTCTGTGAGGTGATCTCTGCCCCCCGAGTCTGCAGCTGGGCGGGCAACACCATCAACCTCCTCCTGGACTACGTGGGACAGGTGAAGCTCTGTGCCAGACTCACACAACACCTAGACGGCCACCAGGACTGGGCTGGAGTGAAAGACAGGACAA AGAACCCTCCATCCCTCAAGCAGCTGTGTCGACTGCAGATCCGTCAGGAGGCTGGACTTCAGAGGCTCGGGCTCCTGCACACCCTGCCTCTTCCCAGAAGACTAATCAGATACCTCAGCTATGATGAATGA
- the LOC105897096 gene encoding LOW QUALITY PROTEIN: ankyrin repeat and SOCS box protein 2-like (The sequence of the model RefSeq protein was modified relative to this genomic sequence to represent the inferred CDS: inserted 1 base in 1 codon), whose product MRPGIVSAVNDRDIEQELEGSWVSHFTTGYGKKMVAYRRVDGSLIRSRPEPEAEVDPLVKAIWDGNASLVRTMVRAPDLNLLQLNEHGWMPIHEAAYYGQEECLRALLGAQPGMVNKRTRKDQSALILAVGRDHSRCVECLLEQGADPDIANNEKETPLYKACEQGNAEMVAILLNFGAAVNKLCIQGGTALHEAVANNNVEICEMLIKAGAKINIVNKYGVLPLFLAAASGHMNTLRFLLKNGADINSHGGDGATALYEASKYGHEDIVEFLLSQKADANKQGRTGLLPIHIAALNGNDGIIQMLIPVTSRARVRRCGISPLHHAAERNRDEILEVLIEAGFDVNAELSEDHSRLYEDRRTXALYFATINNNLEATTMLLEAGADPNLDIFSPLLVAVRQGAMEIVTLLVEHGANVNVFIPTVPTTFPATVMFTMKYLPMLKYLMDNGCDAMSCFDCSYGSNIHPPIKATRSRRDELRHRPEEPDHTSVQFCEMISEPSVSNWAGPIIDVLLNYVGNVKLCARLVEHLDSYSDWEHIKEKSEPPRTLMHLCRVRVRQLVGIKRLRHIDKLPIPGRLINFLKHVNSFEEL is encoded by the exons ATGAGGCCTGGTATCGTATCTGCTGTGAATGACAGGGATATCGAACAGGAGCTGGAAGGAAGTTGGGTGAGCCATTTCACCACAGGATACGGAAAGAAGATGGTGGCCTACCGCCGAGTCGATGGGAGCCTGATCAGGTCACGGCCTGAGCCAGAGGC GGAAGTAGATCCTCTGGTGAAGGCCATATGGGACGGTAATGCATCATTGGTGAGGACAATGGTTAGAGCTCCTGACTTGAATCTTCTACAGCTAAATGAACATGGATGGATGCCCATACATGAAGCTGCGTATTATGGTCAAGAAGAGTGTCTCAGGGCTCTCCTGGGAG CTCAACCTGGAATGGTCAACAAGCGCACTCGGAAAGATCAGAGCGCCCTCATCCTGGCAGTAGGAAGAGATCACTCCAGGTGTGTGGAGTGCCTCTTGGAGCAAGGAGCTGACCCTGATATCGCAAACAACGAGAAGGAGACCCCTCTTTATAAAG CTTGCGAACAAGGGAATGCAGAGATGGTGGCCATCCTTTTGAACTTTGGTGCTGCAGTGAACAAGCTGTGCATCCAGGGCGGGACGGCCCTGCATGAAGCCGTGGCCAACAACAATGTTGAGATCTGTGAGATGCTAATAAAAGCTGGGGCGAAGATTAACATTGTCAACAAGTACGGCGTCCTACCTCTCTTCCTTGCTGCCGCGAGTGGACATATGAACACCCTGCGTTTCCTCTTAAAAAACG GTGCGGATATCAACAGCCACGGAGGAGACGGTGCCACAGCCCTCTATGAGGCGTCGAAGTACGGACATGAAGATATTGTGGAGTTCCTCCTCTCCCAGAAAGCAGATGCCAACAAACAGGGCAGGACCGGCCTCCTTCCCATCCATATCGCTGCTCTGAATGGGAATGATGG GATCATCCAGATGCTGATACCGGTCACCAGTCGAGCAAGAGTCCGGCGCTGTGGCATCAGTCCGCTCCATCATGCTGCCGAGCGCAACCGGGATGAGATTCTAGAGGTTCTGATCGAGGCCGGCTTCGACGTGAACGCAGAACTGTCTGAAGACCACTCCAGGCTATACGAGGATCGGCGCA ACGCACTTTACTttgccaccatcaacaacaACCTCGAGGCTACAACCATGCTACTGGAGGCCGGTGCTGACCCCAACCTGGACATCTTTAGCCCCCTGCTGGTGGCCGTCCGCCAGGGCGCCATGGAGATCGTCACCCTGCTGGTGGAGCATGGAGCCAACGTCAACGTCTTCATCCCCACCGTCCCAACCACCTTCCCAGCCACGGTCATGTTCACCATGAAGTACCTACCCATGCTGAAATACCTGATGGACAATGGCTGTGACGCTATGTCCTGTTTTGACTGCTCATACGGGAGCAACATTCATCCGCCCATCAAGGCAACACGCAGCAGAAGAGATGAGCTGCGCCACAGACCGGAGGAACCAGACCACACCAGTGTACAG TTCTGCGAGATGATCTCTGAGCCCTCCGTTTCCAATTGGGCAGGGCCCATCATAGATGTGCTTCTCAACTACGTTGGCAACGTGAAGCTGTGTGCGAGACTCGTTGAACATCTCGATAGCTATAGTGATTGGGAACACATCAAGGAGAAATCAG AACCCCCCAGAACACTGATGCACCTGTGCAGAGTGAGAGTGCGGCAGCTGGTCGGGATTAAGAGATTACGACACATCGACAAACTTCCCATCCCCGGAAGACTGATCAACTTCCTCAAGCATGTTAACTCCTTCGAAGAGCTATGA